A region of Deltaproteobacteria bacterium DNA encodes the following proteins:
- a CDS encoding F0F1 ATP synthase subunit epsilon produces MASHDTALAIPGQMRVVVVTPRREVARQDVTSITAAGANGEVQILPGHIPYLALLRTGVLVLETASGRHVWAHGPGLLEVGAHGHVEVLVEQVAEAGEIDPDAARAELAAVEAELKQVEVAVGATWQNLDARRAWALAQLDAASRA; encoded by the coding sequence ATGGCGTCCCACGACACGGCACTCGCGATTCCGGGCCAGATGCGCGTCGTCGTCGTCACGCCGCGACGCGAGGTGGCGCGGCAGGACGTCACGTCGATCACCGCGGCGGGCGCCAACGGCGAGGTGCAGATCCTGCCGGGGCACATTCCGTACCTGGCACTGCTGCGCACCGGGGTGCTCGTCTTGGAGACGGCGTCCGGACGCCATGTGTGGGCGCACGGTCCCGGGTTGCTCGAAGTCGGGGCACACGGCCACGTGGAAGTTCTGGTCGAGCAGGTCGCCGAGGCCGGCGAGATCGACCCCGACGCGGCGCGCGCCGAGTTGGCCGCAGTCGAGGCGGAGCTCAAGCAGGTCGAGGTTGCCGTGGGCGCCACGTGGCAGAACCTCGACGCGCGGCGCGCGTGGGCGCTCGCGCAGCTCGACGCCGCCTCGCGCGCGTGA